CCGACGAAGCAGCAGACGCCGAGATGCCCAGGACGGTCACGACAGCCCCGCCCCCCTGAACTTCGTTGGGGTACGTGGGCGCCTGCCAGATGATGGCTGAGGGGCCGGGTCCGGCAATGGGACCGCCACGTTCCGTCCAGTTCCTGCTGTGGTAGACACCGGGTGACGCGGACGAGGTCTGAACCAGCATTCCATCTGCCCGGCGGCGGGCGAAGAGATGCACCGTGGCCTGCTCGGGGTGGGCATCGGGCGCGTCGAccacggcggcgagggcCTCGAGGCATGGTGCGTTGGCGCAGATGCTCTTGCCGGTTGGAATCTCGGGTTTAACTGCCTCGTCATCTCCATTACTTGGGCTTATGGGCTGTAGTTCCGAATGCTGTTGGCTTCGGGAGACATGGACACCCACACCCACCCCCACGGCTgtggcgatgacgatgaagcCGGCAACGGCGACAGCAATAATCATGCGTCTCCTCTGCCGCCACCATGGAAACTTCAGTGACGACTGTTTTTCTGGCTCTGGGctcttgtccttcttggccGAAAAGGATGATGTATATTGAGTTGGGACGGGCGAGGGGCCACTGACTACCTCTGGGTATGATGTCCCATTGTCCAGTGTTGACCTCGCACAATACCCTCTTGCTATTATCTCTTTCTCTGGCACCTCGGCGGCCTGGTATACCTCCAAGCCCGTCGGGATTGAACTCCACCTGTTGCTTGGGGCGTTTGCTATCGCCTCGGGCGCATTAACGTGGTTGTGCGGTCGGTCGACCCCGAGAAGTGAAAGCCCTGACCCGAAGGTCTTGTCTTCTTTGGGTAATACTGTTGCTGACGATGTGACCTCCATAATGCGTCACTGCGGTTGAATGGTACTAATAGTCGCGTCGTTGAATCGacccatggaggaggactGGACGGCGATcattttgtctctttttcttttcctcttctTTCTCGCTGTTACGACGAAGGAGGCAGCATAGCCAGATAAGAGTTCCTTGAATCTGTTTGCCAAGACGTTCTGGCCCCTTATTCTTACTACATGGTTGTCTTACTACATCATCTCACAATAGCATCTCGCCAAGTTACCATGTAGTTTAATTTCAAAGAGGTTCATCTGATTGGTCCAATGGTGAAAGTCCTAGGCCCCATGTCAGCACGATAGTTCAGGAGTGGGAATATCGAGCCAGAACTGCCTGGTTCGAGCCCCAATTTGCGATTTAGTCAACCGCACCGGTGTGTCGTGCGATGTATATATTCCTGATACCTAGCAAGCTAGGTACCTCATTATCGAAATGATTCATTGTTGCATGCACGTCCCTGCCAAGATGTGGTGAGCCAGTTCGATTTGAGCCAATCAATCGGGAATGGGGCTTTGCCGGCATGTTCCAGGCttgaaaaaagagagaagaaaaaaaaaagaataaaaaaaaaaaaaaaaaaggaagaagaagctcGGACCAGCCCGTCAGGTGTCAAGGCGTCTCAAGGTTGACAAATGACAGCAGGCAGACACCCCGACGCGCAGACGTTGGATTGGAGTCCTCAGCGGGCCCGATCCCTGCAGCAAATCAGCCCACCCCCGCTAAATGGACCTCGGCAGGACGCAAAAGGTCGGGGCCCCGAACAACCAGAACAGCCGAATGGGACGCCTTTTGAGCGGAAGCCGAAGCTATCGCTGGACTGCCGACCTCCATCTTAGCTATCTGCCAATCTGTTGTACATATCGCATCAGTTAATTCATTGTATGCCGGTGTACCATTGAAACCTTTGCcaactttttattttttatttttaccaCCGAATTCCCAATTGATTGCCCCCACAGCAACCAGCAATCATGGCCGACAAGATTCCCGCCATTGTAAGCATCCACTCTGTTGCCGCTCCCGCCTCTCCCACCCTCCCTACCTAGCCTTCCGCACCGAAGCTCTCCTAACTGGTCATAACAACAACCACACAACAGTGCCGCGACCGCGTCAGCCCCCGCGCCAAGCAGACCCTCGACATCGTGACCAAGTTCGTCAAGGAAGAATGCCTACCGGCCGACCCAGTCCTCGAAGCCCAGGTCGGCCAGGGCTCCGCCCGCTGGGACGCGCACCCGCCCATCGTCGAAGACCTCAAGCGCAAGGCCCGCGCCCTGGGCCTGTGGAACATGTTCCTGCCCGCCGGCCACTACAAGGAGTCGCCCGGCTTCACGAACCTCGAGTATGGCCTCATGGCCGAGCAGCTGGGCAGGTCCCGCGTCGCCTCCGAGGCTGTCAACTGCGCTGCTCCGGACACGGGCAACATGGAGGTCTTGGCCAAGTACGGCAACGAGGAGCAGAAGGCGAGGTGGCTGAGGCCGTTGATGGAGGGTGAGATCAGGAGTGCCTTTCTCATGACGGAGCCGCAGATAGCCAGCAGCGATGCGAAGAACATTGAGATGGACATtcggagggagggcaacgagTATGTCCTCAACGGCCAGGTAAGTTCCGCCCTGCTACGTTCTTAATCTTGATTCATGCCATGATATGATTTGCCAAAATAGTCGAGTTCAGTGCTGACATGATACAGAAATGGTGGTCTTCCGGCGCCGGCGACCCCCGATGCGCCATTTACATCGTCATGGGCAAGTCGGACCGCAACAACAAGGACCCCTACCGCCAACAGTCGGTCGTGCTCGTGCCTGCCGACACCCCTGGCATCACCATCCACCGCATGCTGAGCGTCTACGGCTACGACGACGCCCCGCACGGCCACGGTCACATCACCTTTAGCAACGTCCGAGTCCCTGTCGCCAACATGGTGCTTGGTGAAGGCCGCGGCTTTGAGATCATCCAGGGTCGCCTGGGTCCCGGCCGTATCCACCACTGCATGCGTGCCATCGGCGCTGTATGTACCCCTTGTCCCATTCAACTTGCCCCCTCGTCTGCGGTGTGCTGTACTTACTAACCAAACCCCCCCACGACCAGGCCGAACGCGCCCTCGACTGGATGCTGATGCGAATCAACGACCCGCGCAAGACCACCTTTGGCAAGCAGCTGCGCGAGCACGGCGTGATTCTCGAGTGGGTGGCCAAGTCGCGACTCGAGATCGACTCTGCccgcctcgtcgtcctcaacGCCGCCATCAAGATGGACGACCTGGGCCCCAAGGCCGCCCTGGCCGAAATTGCTCAGGCCAAGGTCCTAGTCCCCTCCATGGCCCTGACCGTCATCGACCGCGCCGTCCAGGCCTTTGGTGGCGCCGGTGTCAGCCAGGACACGCCCCTCGCCAACATGTGGGCGCAGATCAGGACCCTCAGGCTCGCCGACGGGCCCGATGAGGTCCATCTGCAGCAGATGGGCAGGAACGAGAACAGGAGGGGCAAGGAGGCCGCAGAGGAGATTGAGAGGCAGAGGAAGCGGACAGAGGAGCTTTTGAAACAGTGGAAGGTCGAAAGATCGGAGCCCGGGACCGGCATTACTAGGAAATCCAAGCTGTGAGCGGTTGTTGGCTGGACAGGCTGCCAGGCTCTCTTGAATTACATCTGTGTATCTATTTGGACCCCTTGTGACAAAAgttatctttttttgtgaGGATAGAATCACCGATGCCACCCCATCGACTTTAAGTTGATATTATGACTTCGATACTGTTGTACCATCTAGACTCGTAGAACATTGATTCCCAGGTCTGCGCAACGCTACAGAGGACGATATTCACCCAGACCATTCTCTGATATCATTGTTGGAGTGGTATTTTCGATTATTTTACTATTTTCTAGTCCCAATGCGGTGTTTTCAATAGCCGGGAATTGTTATAGTATAAAGGGGAACCCTTTTACATACCGTAACCGGTACGCCAGGTGACGAGAACGGAACCAAGCCTACAAGTGGGCTAAAGAAATAACGGGGAAAAAATGCGAGTTGTGAACCCCCTTAATCTGAACTTATGGGACGAAACACAAATGCCCTCCAATAACCTGAATCGAGAACACATGACCTCCAAAGAAATTCATCTGATGAGCAACGAAATGACAGTTGTGATGTGTGAAGCACCAGAACCTCATCTCTGAAAGCTTTAGACAGAAAGACGATAAGAGAAGCAGGATGAACCCCTGATTGAAGACTTGACACACCGTGCATCAGACGCATAAAATCCAACGACCATCCATCTTCAGCAATGCTTTCAATCGAGATCAAAACGCCCAAAACACCTCCGAATAAGCACTGGCGAAATAGTGTACCAATGCCAACTTGTTTCAAATAAAATCGTGAGTATGATTAATAAAGGCGACTATGAAGGGAAAAAGGCCAGCAGAAACCAGCCCCGGACAAACCGAAAATcatgacaagaaaaaaataatattatAACGATGGACACAACCACGAAATTCGGGCTCAAAACTTCCCACCGTTGGGTGACTGGTTCTGCCCCTGGGCCCTGGCGCCACCGGGGAGGTAGTGCAGCTGCGAGTTGGGGTCGTCGAGCATGTCCTCGAGGTAAGCACTTGGCGCGCGCCCCTGAACCGGGTTGTTGAGGTTGACGGTGCTAGTGCTGACGCTcctctgctgctggtggtggtaAGACACCGGCCTGTGCGAGGGGCTTCCCGAGGGTCCGAACTGGGGCGAGCCGTCGGGCGGCGTGACGGCGCGCGCGTGCCCGCGGCTGTCGGGCCGCAGGTTGGATAGCGAGATGTTGTGCTCGTGGCGCGGCGCGCCGGGCGACGACTGGCCTGCACCCGCGGCGTAGAAGCCCGATGGAAGGAAGCGGCTGTCCCGGTTGCTGCCACTGCCGGCCTGGCCAGGCGCGGCGGTCGGGGAGAAGAAGAGGTTCGAAGCAGAAGGTGTGGCAGAGGGCGTTGGCCCGCGGTTCGTGCGGCGGACGCCCCTGCCCAGCGACGCCGAGGAGAACTGGCCGGgagcgccggcgccggctccGGTGCCTGTGAGACCTGGATTGCTAGACAACAGGTTCGGATTCGAGCCGCTGTCATTGTACGACTTGTAAAATGGCGCGGGCGGGGCCGGAAACGCGGCCTTGCTGGTGGCCATGtgctgggcggcggcggctcgctcgacGTCGCGGTGCAGCAGGCAGGCTATGACGGCGCGCCACACCAGGACGGTCAACCCGAATGCACCCAGGATGGCGCCGACGGCTATAAAGACGGTGCCCTGGGGCAGATTGGAGCGCTGCATGAAGGGTGCTTGGGAGGTCGGTGGCACAGCCGGAGGAGGGTATGTCGGAACGGCATCCCTGGTCCTCGATAGGGTCGGAAGTCCCGTCACTCCTGCTGCTACATTTGTGCTGGTGCTGATGGGCGGCAGGGACACACTCTGGCTGCTGCCTCTGCCACTCGTCGTCGATGTCTGTGAGGGCGATTGTGATGACTGGGATGTCGTCGTCGCAGCGTTGGTGGATGTCGTTTGAGCTTGAGCTGCCGCCGTGccaagcagcagcaaaatGGCCCCCAACACCCGCGTTGACCTCATCGTGTTTTGTTTGTCGGGTTGTCGACGAGAACAGTCAGGTATTCGCGTCCCAACGTTTGTAGTGGGTGTGGTCTCGAGCTCGATGTTGTTGTGGGCGACCTAGCGCGGCAGGTCGATCGCCCGATTTGTTTCAAATCGTGGAATGGGAGGGATCgtggttgttgttgtcgtaCTCGGATTTCGAGACGATCGAATATCGATATTGCCTTGATCGTTAACACCGGCAACGGTTTGCCTGCTAATTAGAAATGACTTTTGGACCGACCGGGTTGCAAACAGTCGAAAAGGAATCGAACGGAAGGCTGCAGATTATCGCTGGCGGGAGGTGGCTTGCGTGCTGTATTAACGAGAGGATGTCGCGACCCGGAAGTGCCGACCGACGGTAACGCAAAACACGGAAGCAACAAACACAAGAATGCAATGCAAAAAGAATGAGCGAGAGTATGATGGTCAACAATAAAGACAAGATGCTACTTTGATTTCATGTCCGTCCGTCAGTCAAGTCGTGTATCTTTGTTGGACGTGCAAAAGATTgataaaaaataaacaaaagagagggaaaaaaaagggtctgGGTCTGGGTCTGGGGTTGCGAAGTGAAAAGGAAGCCTCCAGGGATCGAAATGAGGGCTGACCCCCTGGGCTGGAGAGATTTGATGGGCCGGCACCAAGTACGAACAGGCACGAGATTGTGAGCAGTGGGGGAATCCACCTGGGTCCGGGTATTGGAGAGCCAAGCCTAGCTTTCCAGTGCGCTCTTTCCCTCTTTCTCTTTGTCACTGGAGCCACTTCAACCGCGCCCCCCGTATTAGGGTGAACCCCTGCAGCATATTTTCTCAACCGTTCTCCAACACGAATTCATTGGTATGGCGACGTTCTTCGATTCATTCCTTGCTCCTCCTTCAACTCCGCCGAATGCGCTGTACAATCGCCGTCGTAGATTAATGACTACGATGGCATCCTGTACCGATGCAAACACAGCTAAAGCATAGGGATCCATGTCTTGGGAGCCTGGACATTGGTTTTATTACTTTTTCTTCAGTGGAAATGCAGACGCCACCATGTCTGTGCTTTCATTCATGCATTTGCCTGTGCACGCCGTTTTTTCCGTGACCCTAAATTCCATGGATGCCATCGTCCGAACTCGAACTGCTTGTCAGCGGATCAACCCTTGCTTTGACTAAGGGCCATCCCTGCTGGTTGCGACAGCTGAGGACTTTTCGCGCCCACGTGATGGTGAGCTTTGCCACGCCACAGTTTGAATTTTACGGTCTAAATCTAGATTAGTTGGGAACAAACAATTCGTGAGTTTTAGTTTTTGGTTCCTGAAATATCGTCCCAAATATGTATGTAGGTAGCCAATACCAGTCACAGTGCCTTGTTCTGATACACCGGTAATTATTGTAACTGCCCTTTTGAATCTGCAGCGGTCATTTGACATACCAAGCAAGGCAAGAAGgcataaaagaaaaacaaacaatcGCCAACCCACCACCACGTCACCCCGCTTCCGTTCCCGTTTCTTTCTTAGCAATTCACACTGTCTGTGCATGCGGGGCCGGCTCAGGCCAGGAACGCAGATCAGGCCAAGAGCACCAGGGCCGAATCCCCTTTTTTAGGCAAATTGCGATTCGGCACAAAGAAGTGCGTCGCGGTGTCAAAGTTCGGGGGTTTCGCACCACGGATTACAACCGTGTTGCCGCTAGAGTGCCAGCTGAAACGATCCGGCAATTTATTTGGTTCGACCGCAGCAGGAACGACGACCGCAGTAAGAACGCACGACATTTCAGCAACACCCAGGCGACCAGAGCAGCAAACCAGCAAAATTGTGGTCTGATTGTTAATATTAAATTGCAGAAAGTTggactttctttttctgtgtTAGGGACACACTTGGTTTGCGTGATATCGCATCCCAAATGGTTGAGAGGTGTGcatgcctttttttcgtcaCCTTTTAAATCATCCTGGGAACAAGACCGCAACCTGCTCACCTCCGTCTTCTTTACCTGCCTAAAGGCACGGTAGTTGGTACCTAAGGAGGGACCATACCGGTATATGCTTTCCGTGTCTGCATTTCGATCCCGATTAAGTCTGAGACCACGTACTGCGTACAGTGCGTTGCCTTGTGCCcggttttctttgtttcccttctctttttttttgccagcCGGGCCACCCCAAGCCACATGATGCAGGGTGTCTGGGGAGCATGAGCCGCCTGCGACGATCTAAAAAGTAGCTCGGCTTATTCTTTTGCGTGAACCAGCCAAGACAGCCTTGCAGGCAACCAGCAAGCCAGTCAAGCCAGTCGCAAATTTCCAAAGCTTGGAGTGGCGTCGTACATGACAACCATCGCACGCAGTGGGAAAAACATATATATACTTTTTATGCCCTAATGTGAAGACACGAAATTGGGGCGTGCAGACAgcgctaaaaaaaaaaattagttCCCGGGAGCCATGAGCAACATTGCAAAACAATGAGATTCGGAAATTCCCAAGTACATAGGTAAACTATCCCGAGGGTGACGACGACCAGTAAATCATCAACCTGCCCGCGCAGTGTTCATAATTATCATCCAGTCTTCGTCTCCCTCCTCTCCACCCGAATCTCTTAGTAttccctcttcttcatctttgCATTAACCTAGAAAAGCAAAGCTGTTCAGACCGTCAACGTGATTGTGTCAGTAGCAAACGGGGCGCAAAGCTCCCTCTTGCGCCGACACGGAACCCCCGGCATCGTGagggtggcggtggtggtgacaGTGTTGTAAACCCAGTGGGTGCTGACGGCCTGAGCCGGCGGCTTGGTCGACACCTGGGGCCGCACGCCATAGCACTCGCACGCCGACACATAGTCCTCAGGTTTGGTGCAGAGCCCAGCGGCATAGCCAGGGATGGCCAGCAGGGCAAATTCATTACCCTCGTCGGCCGGCGGGGGCGGAGTGGTGGTCGGAACTGGGGTAGCCTGAGTGGTACTCGTCTGTGTAGCCGTCACGGTCTGAGTGACGGTCGGCGAGCCGGCAATAGTGGTTGTCCCGGTGCTTGAAGGGCCTTGTAGTGTGTTCAGTCAGTTGATTTTTTTACGGATCAAATCGGATGCTACAACAGACCATTGTCACACGCATAAATTGCCCTCTTGAATTTCCATTCTTGTCTATAATCCTGAAAtgctattgccaagactgaACGAAGGGTGAATATGCCCTGAACTAATTTTGCCAAGGCTGAACGAAGGGTGAGCGCTGCCTGAGCCTGTGGCGCAGTCGCCAAGCCCCTTCGCGGTCTACGGTTGAAGTTGCCTCAACCAAAAACGGGCATATTCAGAAACTGGGCAAGACTTGGCCCAATTTCGGTCTCCCCGTGCTTTCAAGTTCTTGTCCTTGGAATCCTAGTTTCGGACCTGTTAATATCTTGGACACCCTAGAAGTTGACCATTATGTCGATGAAAgtccaaattcacagcgaATTGTTTTTTGACTGGCGGGATTCATATTTTTCCTTTCGATAACCTGACCACCTTTTCGACCCAATACTGTCTTGAAGTCTGTGTAAAACTCCATTTCTACAGTATAGTACTGTAGGCAACCCTGATAATATCTCAAATTCTTTCAGATATTTGCTCTATTTTTCTCAAAAGTTGTCCTATTAGTCCCAAATTTGGGTCGGACCCAAATCTGGGTCACGTTGTGACACGGATCCCTAGACCCCTCTTTTTGCAACTAGGCTAGGCACTAAAGCTCAACCCAAACAGGTTGGTCACGTGATTTGTCACCAACCTGATATCCTTCCGGCCTTTTGCAAgctccttggccttgttAAACCGTGTTTTGTGATATTTGAGAGAATTAAGATGTTATTGCTGGGCCCCTTCGAAACTAATCAGACTTGTTTAAAGCGGCTCCTGAAATTCGGAAACTATATAGGTATACCTAATATTTCGAATCCACCTTTTTCTCCTACAAAGCGGATCTTCTCCGTTAGCAACCTTACCTCTGTTCAACTAGCCTACCTTACCCTTCTTAAAAAGCATTATCTTTTTAGCGTGCCGTATTAGAATTTTTAGGCTTATTACTCCTGGCACAAGGGGTTTGGTGTTTCGCCGACGCGTTTTTTTAAAAAGATTATCCGCCACCACCGCGGTGGTTGGTGCTTTGAGACGAACCAATTGCTTAATACGGTCCTTCTGTCGCTGGGATTTAACGCCATTCTGGCAGGCTCGCGACTTTTTAAGCCCTTCAATAACAGATTCGGCGGACTTGTGCGCGTTAATATTGTCAGCATCGGTGGCGTACACTATTTGCTCGATGTGGGCTTTGGTGGCTACGGTTCACCCCAGCCTGTACCATTGCTCGAGGGAACGGAAACCATTGAACCGAGCGGCCTACCGCATATAGAACCTCGAGCGGAGATGCGAGTAGTGAAACAGGCAGTTGTACAGCAGGTAGATCACACTAGGCGGCTATGGGTATATCAGTTCCGGAGTAGGCCTGAGAAAAGAGTGGCAGCCAATATGCTGTTTCAACTCGGACTTTGAGCTTATGCCTGAGGATACCGAGATTCTGAACACGTATGGCATAAGCCGCACATGTTTCATATCACGTGAATTGTTACTTTAGCGATGCTCACTCCTCGGATGGCGTGCGGATTGCGATTGTAATACATGTGAACTAGTTGCATCGAGTTGAGCGGCTCCAAAACGTGCCCAACCAGTTGAACAGGTAGGCGCGCTGAGGCGCTTCAATTTCGTCCGTGCATCAGTCGATCCGTTAGTTTGCGTGTTTCGGACAGGTTACCCCTCGCAACGTGCGTACGTAATACGACTCCACTCAGACACCGCCGCAGTAGAAAACATTCGGGTTGCGGCACTAATGTCCCAATCAACCCGCTCCATGACTTATGCACCTACGCGTCATGGACGAATTAACGAGTGTGGAAGAGCTGAGAAGGCAGCTTCGAGAGGCAGAGCAACGCGCAGAAAAAGAGCAGCAACGCGCAGAAAGAGAGCAGCAACGTGCGGAAGAAGCGGAGAAAGAACGGCAGCAGGAGCGACAACGCGCGGAAGCGTCAGAACAACAAACTCGACCCACTACACTTGACGAATACATCGCTGCCTGCCATGATCTGGTTTTCTCCAGCTTCAACATTGAACGGGACCAGAAACTGACCTCGAAGGGGCCTATCACCAACCCACGAAATAAATGGTGCCCCACAAATGTCCGGCCATGGTCCGACTTTATTCAGCAACAGAGAATAACATTCGGCACAGTTTACGACACTTTCCCTGCCGACAGCCGTGTCTTTGAGAATCGAGCTTTCCTCACCGGTTTAGGGAAAAGGATCTCAGTGCGTAAGATAGCAGACGAGAAGACGCTCGAGTCCTTCTTGCACAGCAGTGTCGAGGATCCTGTCAAAGCGATTATAGGGAAGCTTAAAGAGGTGGAAGGGGTCAGAAGCGCATTTGACCTAGGGAACGGAATAATTTTCGAGAATCATCCACATGCCATCAGCGACGTTGCAGAGGAGGTGGTATACCGCGATACCCCATCGACCCCACCTGCTACTCCAAACC
The Pyricularia oryzae 70-15 chromosome 1, whole genome shotgun sequence DNA segment above includes these coding regions:
- a CDS encoding acyl-CoA dehydrogenase family member 11; amino-acid sequence: MADKIPAICRDRVSPRAKQTLDIVTKFVKEECLPADPVLEAQVGQGSARWDAHPPIVEDLKRKARALGLWNMFLPAGHYKESPGFTNLEYGLMAEQLGRSRVASEAVNCAAPDTGNMEVLAKYGNEEQKARWLRPLMEGEIRSAFLMTEPQIASSDAKNIEMDIRREGNEYVLNGQKWWSSGAGDPRCAIYIVMGKSDRNNKDPYRQQSVVLVPADTPGITIHRMLSVYGYDDAPHGHGHITFSNVRVPVANMVLGEGRGFEIIQGRLGPGRIHHCMRAIGAAERALDWMLMRINDPRKTTFGKQLREHGVILEWVAKSRLEIDSARLVVLNAAIKMDDLGPKAALAEIAQAKVLVPSMALTVIDRAVQAFGGAGVSQDTPLANMWAQIRTLRLADGPDEVHLQQMGRNENRRGKEAAEEIERQRKRTEELLKQWKVERSEPGTGITRKSKL